The DNA sequence AACACCACCACAAAACTTTGTAATTCTTAGGTTCGATTCGATTTTCTTCCAAAACTAAACATAATGTCAATTATTCAACTAAATAGTTCTATTGTCTATTCACAAGAGTTTCTTTGTTTAGAAAATGTTTCTATAAGTGTTCAATAGggtatttttgtctattttttctTATCATGTTTGCATGCGTTTtagaaaaaaatgttttaaataattttttacgaCTATGTTAGgtgtttaaaaaaaatcaaccatTCGTATAAACTacacattaaaaatgagttaaacatcGTATGTAGTTACACATAAATACAAGGTGATTAATTTTTGTTTGCattataacaaattttaatttttcaaaaatatattttgaaacagtaaaaataatttgataattgGATATCTATATAAAATACCCTTTTGTTTATTAATTGTGTTTGGttataatcatataaaaatattttaaaaaaattgtaattttaaaatatgtttattttatttttctaataattttatttttgttttaaatatcattttttttttaaagaaacaaAATTAGCTGgtccaattttaattttaattttttatttttcacaaataaaaatcgaaaagtctagtttcaattttaaagttttttttttaatttaaaaaaattaaagagtctgatttcaattttaaaatcttttaaatttaaaaaaaaattaaagaacttgatttcaatttaaaaatatttaaaatttgttaatttttaaaaagccaAAATTAAAGGATCTGATTTctgaatttttcttttaatttgtgtgTGCGATTTCTGCGCATCACCACTATAAATTTAAAGAAATTGTAGGCATCGTTTTTTTGGCTCCGTGTTATTGTCATACACAAATTGATGAATACAtttctaatttctatcatatataCATGATTGcagtatattaaaaataaaaaaatattatttatatactaaaattagtaacaatatatttatatataaatagatatttagtttaatttatttttagtgagtattttatattttaatgtgtgtCTTATactagtatataattattatgatcaattaaaaataattttcgtttaaaataatttactacaagttaattttttttatagaatatttttattaaaacataTCTTTTCTTATATTAAGGATAAACTATTAAAATTGTCCTAATTTTTAAACATACTGACAAAAATATTGTACCAGTTTATTAATgacaaaattatcttttaaaataatttaacatgcgataaaaatatctattattaaatatatatttttaaaaatattttagatattaaattttggtgtaattttttataaatatgattaaaaattgaGACATGTTATCctaaaaatttagtaattttattctaagtaaattttttttgcgatttatttttgttaataactaaaaaaaataataaattctagaaatcgtttgttatctaatttttttatgtattttttaaatagttattaaaatatttttataaaattttagataaatatATAAGTAGTatgtcaaatataattttttttaaattaagatttttttaattatttttattaaattttatattttagaaatatttttattattattataaaaaaatagaggTTATTTTTGTTGGCACATTTAACAATGTAGAATGATTTCAGTGGTTTGGTTTATGCTATAATTTTATAACATTTAAATACGAGTGTGCCTTCTCTCTTtagaaaaaaaagttataaaacaCATGGTTCTAAGAAGTAAATTGAgcgattaaatatttaaaatggtCCTTTAGATTCAACGTATTTACTATTTTAGTctcttaaattcaaaaatatttatactaGTCTCCGAGATTTAATTCTGAGCACCATAGTAGTCTTTGAACCCTTTCTAATATTGAATTAGcgaactaatttttaaattagctCAAATTTGTCATGGTAGATACATGGCTAAACAACGTCATTTCGTTTTGATACTTacacaagacaaaaataaaaagagaaagaagaatttATATGATGTGCAAATCATTATatatctctttcttcttcaaaataatctcgattttattctatttaagagTTAAAATGAAAAGATATTGTTTAATCATGTGTCTAATAAGAGAGTTAACTCaatattaaaaatgattttttttttttggtgactatattaAAAATGATTTAGAAATTAATATAGTACTTGGAATTAAATTTCAGagactaatataataaattttaaatttaagagaTTAAAATGGTAAAAATCGTAGGCACACTATAAAAATTTAGTCCGAATCGAATTTGCTGATTTAATTGGATTAATTGAAAAGTGGTCTTTTAGGCTATTGGACGGAAGCAAAAATATTATGCGACAAAAAATCGGTGGAAGAATTGATCGAATCGGCATTAACCGGTGAACCGCTTGAAGCCTTGAACCAGTGTTTTTTTTCTAAAGATTTCtggttttcatttaaaaaaaaaaaagcagcccCCCTCCCACTTCTCTTTCCCCCGGCCCCGCTCCTCCTTCcccccctctctccctctctctcaacCGAAACCCTATCCTAAACCAAACCCTATCAGAGTTCAGAGGCTCAGTTGCAGCCACCTTCAAACTTCAGagccccttctctctctctctctctctctgtccgaACTCACTTCCCTTCCTCCCAGCCCCCACCATCGCCGAAGGCAGCAACCCCCACCCTATTCACTGCGCGTCTCAACTCTCAACTCAGTCTCTCTTCATTGTGTGTCTGTCGTGTGCCGTCGTTGCTGCTCCGCTCCTCCCCGTGGGTCGTCGCTGCTTCTCGGCTCCTCGCGGTGGGTCGTTTCTGCTTCTCTGCCTCCTCGCCAGTCTTGCTGTTTCTTCTCTGCTTCGCGTCGTGCCTCGCCGTTACTGCTGGGTGGTCTCTGCTCCTCTGATTTTAGGTAACTCTGTCTCACACTCTCACTGCGAGCTCACTGTCACCGCGAGCACTCTGTCATAGCCGTTCATCTCTCGCCATCTCTCCGGTAAGCCAATTCTTCTtcagtttcatcttttttttttcattaattttaagaTTCTGAGCTGAGGTTGTGTTCTGAGTTTGGAATtggattatttatttaatttgttgaatgcTGATATGGttttgaattcaatttaatttggaTTCTGAGTTTGGAATTGGATTCAATTTAGTTTTTGTTGATGATGTGTTTTCAGTTTAGTTTGGATTCAGAAATCAGAACCATGTTGCTGATCAATTGATTAGAATCCCAAGAACTAAATATGATTATATACTTTGGCTCTCTTATATTCATCAGGCTTAGGAACttgtaattgaattgaattttttttttgttacgatTATATGGTTCTTGGTTTGAGGATCTCTACTGTTCAGTCCTTTATGTGATATGTTAAATCCATAGAAAtcttttcgaaaatacttctaaGGTTAGCACGGTAACTAACTGAAGTTTGAAATGAAAATGATACTCTTATTAGAAGTTATTGATTACTTGATTATTAGAAGTTATTGTTGAtctttttttattctgatttttttttgttgcagATGTGATGAATATTATTGCTGATTATTTTATTTgaacttaaaaattaattagaaattttttattcTGTAACTGTAaacttttaatgataaattatggataaattattatgtgaaattatgAAACTTTGTAATtagtttagaaattattgaatttgaatatctgaaattatatattaaattcttaataattttattttatatttaattaaattggttcAACTATGGTTTGATCTTGGTTGGACCATTAAACCATTGAATCAGTCACTTGATCGGTTTAATGACCGGTTCAGTTCTTGCAACCTTGGTAAAAACCCGTTTTCTTTTTCCCCCTTTCCATTATGCATCTCACTCTtgtttggacccttttcactcaCTCCGAAGTCCAAACCCAATTCTCCACCCGCCACCACTCTCCGCCCACCGGTGACCACGGCGCACACCACCCTTGACGGCCGTGACAGACCTGCCACACTCTCCTCAATCTATGTATTCCTCTTTCAACTGCTATTTCAAAATTCCTTgtccttttaatttatttgttaactTCTCATTTTCTAGTAGTTCGTTTGAAAGAACACTCTTGtttttatcttttcctttttggtcAGATTGgaaattgctttttttttttctcggaTTGGTATTTTGTTTCTATGAACATGTTATCTTCTAGAGATTTTTTCAAATTGCATGGCTTTGCATTGatgattgatttatttattttggattctcttgtttattttcattaatctGAACGAATGATTGCATTTCTGTGGAATATCATTATGTCTAATTATTTAATAGATTCtgtgattcaattcaattcaaaataatGAGCTTTTGGGACTCTCTGTTCATAAATTCTTCATTTTTGGTATTTATTTTCTCTGCATTCGTTAAAAGCGTTCAACTTGTTTGCTGGCTTCAGTTATACTCAACCATGGCTCTTCGAAGTGGATGATAATGCCCTTTTGTTTCTGCAGATTCGATGGTACTTGATCCTTTTAGAATATGAGAGTAATGAGCTTTTCTGGAGGCACAACAGTACCGGCTTCTTTGTTTGCTCCTACAGAAATGCCTATTCTAGCTTTAGGTTATTCTAAGTTGAGTGCTACTGCATTGGCACTTCGGTTGCCATGTAACTGCATGAGAAGGATGCGTTTGGCTACAAAGCTTAAGTATTCTGTTGCTGATAGGACATCATCGGCCTCCAGTCATGTGGATTCACCAGCAGAGTCGCGTCCGGTGAGTAGGAGGCGGGGAGGTGGCTCGTCGTTATATATTCGTCCTAGTTTGTCAGTAATGAAGAAGGATAGGGAGGAGATGCGTGAAAAGGTTTATGAGTTTTTGCGGGGAATTGGCATTGTTCCTGATGAGCTAGATGGTCTTGAACTTCCTGTGACAGTTGATGTTATGAGGGAACGCATAGATTTTCTTCACAGTTTAGGACTTACAATTGAAGATATTAACAATTATCCACTTGTTCTTGGCTGCAGCGTCAAGAAGAATATGATTCCGGTGCTAGATTACCTTGGTAAATTGGGAGTCAGGAAATCCACATTCACTCAGTTTTTGAGGAGATACCCACAAGTGCTTCATGCGAGTGTGGTTGTGGATCTTGTGCCGGTGATCAAGTATCTTGAGGGGATGGATATAAAGCCAAATGATATTCCTCGGGTTCTTGAGAGGTACCCTGAAGTGCTAGGATTCAAACTTGAGGGAACCATGAGTACATCAGTTGCTTATTTGGTTGGGATTGGTGTATCCAGAAGAGAAGTTGGAGGGGTCTTAACTAGATATCCAGAGATTTTGGGGATGCGAGTTGGTAGAATCATCAAACCTTTTGTGGAATTTCTGGAAAGCTTGGGGATTCCAAGGTTAGCTGTTGCTAGGTTGATAGAGAAAAAGCCTTATATTCTTGGATTTGGGTTAGACGAGAAGGTGAAGCCCAATGTGAAGTCCCTTGAAGAGTTTAATGTCAGGCGAACATTACTTCCCTCTATAATTGCTCAATATCCTGACATAATTGGGATCGACCTAGAGCCAAAGCTTGTGAATCAGAGGAGTTTACTCAACACTGTACTTGACGTGGATCCTAATGATTTCGGAAGAATTGTTGAGAAGATGCCGCAGGTAGTTAGCCTTACCAAAGGACCTATGCTGAAACATGTTGATTTTCTTAAGGATTGTGGATTTTCTTTAGAGCAAATGAGGAAGATGATTGTTGGATGCCCTCAACTGCTTGCTTTAAACATCGACATTATGAAACTTAGCTTTGATTACTTCCAAATAGATATGAAAAGGCCTTTGGAAGACTTGGTTATTTTCCCAGCATTCTTCACGTATGGTCTGGAGTCAACTGTAAAACCAAGGCATAAGGTGATTGCTAAGAAAGGATTAAAGTGTTCTCTTTCATGGATGCTTAATTGTTCTGATGAGAAGTTTGAGCAACGAATGGAATATGACACTAttgatatggaggagatggaaacTGAACCATCATTTGATATGAATTCACTGATGCAACCAAGGAATGATGAATCGGGTTCTGACTATGAAGATTAtgatgatagtgatgatgatTAAATGATGGCGCGACTTCAACAGCTAGTCTACCTGGGCAATAATAATTGCTCAACTATCGTTTTTGTATCATTGAAAAGGTAAATTGTTACAGGAGCCCATTTTCGGATTTTCCAATTGTTTGTATTGTATATCTTATGCTTGTTTATTTGATAAGATAAAGGAGTAAATTTATAAGTTGAAGATAAAGCAGAGTGATGCTCAATATCATCTATAGTATTCCTAATGCTGAAGTTCTTGGGAAATGTGAATGAGAAGTTGACTCAATAACTAAGCATGAAAACTAAGAGTGactataatccttttattttaaaGGAGAACCgcctttgttatttatttttattctctttgGATTCTCGTCACATGTTTAAATTAAACAAGAGGCAATTCTTGTAAAGTAAGGCCATTTCCCTGTCTTTGACATGTTAAGAGCATATTGGATTTCACTGTAATATGTATATCACTTTACCTTCTTGTGATATTGTCTTCTCTATATTCAAGTTCATGCATGTCAGCCTCAGTGATACATATATCATTTTCCCTTTGTGTTCTATTTGTTCAACTCCATGCTTGTCAACATGGGATTAAGGATTGTGAAGTGTGGCATCTACCGTGTCGTTTTGTTTATGACCATGCACAAGTACGTTTTTCTTGACTTTTAGCAAGCATATTATTCAACATCCGTGATGTTTGTTTGCATTACGAAGCATTCTTCAAAATTTGATGCATACAATTGAAATTTTCATTGTATCTTGTCCTTTATTGTGTATCATGATGTTCAAGCAATTGTTTGATTTTCTTTGCTCATGgagtttttagtttagtttttcttgAATACTAATATGTATCGTTCTATGTTTCCAGCTATTCTCATATAACAAGGACAAAAGTGACATGTTTGGCACCCGGCAACCAACTTAGGTATGTGTTAAAATTGTGAAGGGTACCTATGATTTAAGAATAGGAAAAATACAGAGTTTTCTCTCCATGAGTTTCTGGCTTGTTCATGGTGTTATTTTAATGAGTAAACACCCAAATTAGTCCCCAACCAATTTCAGATTGGACATTTTTGGTTCTCAACAAATTTTTATTCTCTAGAAGTCCTCGAGCATTATTCCGTCAAACAGATTGGTCCCTCCGttgttttcaattaaatttttaatatgcatGTTGGGCAAATAAATGCCTAACAGATTTATTATAAACAATTAAGtctcaaaaaatattattataagacAAATTAGTTTCCTTCAAAACAACAGAAGGACCAATCTATCTTGGGGTCATTCTTAAAGATTTCTAGAGAATAAAATTTGTTAAGAGCAAAGTATTCAATCTAGATCTCTGAGGATTAATCCGTGTATTTAGTCTGTTTTAATTTGATAGGAAAAGACCCTTGTTAGAGGTTAGTGACCATCTTAGTTCTCCgtattatcatttttcttttgttatatgTGTGAAGAAGTATATCTTGTATCTCTTTCTTCCTTGCTATTATTAAGTGATCCTTGAAACGCTCTCTTGATGTGGTTGAAGAAAAGCAATGCCGATGCAAATTcagttgtttttatttttttaattggagtttgtataataaaagtaataataatattctTTCTACTACTACTATTATGAGCATCATATTATCTCATCTCACGTGCAGACCAAAAAGGCAAATTCAGGAATAGAAAAATGAAACTAGGAAAGATACTTGTCATATAAAGATGATGTAGTTATAGTTTAATTTAAAGCTATATTGCAATACTAAACTATTGGTAGCTAGTCTGAATGTCAAAAACACCAATTCCAACTTTAACTTACCAAGATAACATTCTTTATTCACTTTAGCCATCAGCAGCTTCATATTCCAATCGATAAGAGAAATACTGTGCGTCCTTATTCTGCTATCTTATTGAATTAACAGTAAAAACCCATGTGTTGGTCCCACATCTCGTCAAACGGTAGAGGGGTGTATGTTAGCTCGTTATGCAAGATAAGGATCGTTTGGTAATGTTAGACGTGGAGGTAATTTTTTCTTGTTGAATATGAATGTTAAGCTATATGATAGGACTTAATGGTATTGGCTGATCTATGTGATCGATTTCATATGGTGAGATAAGATTTTGTTGTTGTTACTGTTATGAAATATGAGTGTTAtgcttgaaaaacaaaaaatcatgaaAAGTATAAGATGAgtaagttatttttataaataagcttaatcaaatctttttttttttctttttatgcgtcttttcttttttcttcaactggtttttattgttttaataaattattagactaatttaattgaatttggttttcaaaatGACTTAATCATCACCAAAAAATCTCTAGTGCTTTCTCCAATGTGCAGATCCTTTAGTCTTTGGTGTTCGGAAAGgaattcaagtgagaaagtatgAGAATTAAACTATTCAAGGGAAGATATAGTTTTGTATTTCTTTCCACTTTAAAGGCAAGTTTATGAAAAgtccaaaattaaaataactataaATAATTGCATACATTGTGAAGTCGTTCCATAACCTGCCTAGAAAAATGGTGGGAGTGAGACTATTGGGAACTTAATCATTTAACTAAAAAGAAAAGGTAAAATAGCCTAAAGGAGAATGAGAATCTAGCTTTATAATTCGCTTTAATAAAGGTAGCTAAAGAATGGATTTTACGATTGTTACAAGGCATAAGCATGATAACACAATTCATGACCGAAAGATGATGATCATGCCTCTTTTACTTTCCTTGAAGCTAGCAATTTAGAGAAGGGTGGTGTTTTAAGGAAAGTGACTTGTGGGAGATTCTATCTCAAAATTGTTATCATAGTTGACATGTTAGAAAAATTACATGTTGAAACGTGTTTtactttattgttattattttgttacttagataCAAAATGTAGTCTTATAAAAGTGAAAAATTTAAGACCTATAGAACGCTCTAGCCTAAGACGAGATTCTGAAAATCTGAGTAAGTGCTAATTTAGCCGCTAGTTCATTGCCATTTACCCTCGTGGTAAAATTAGGTTGACTGCAAGATTACAAGCACATATTAAAATTACTTGATTGTTATTATGCTCTGGTGATGAAGGTAATTCCCTTCTTCACATGATGAAAGTGACGTGTGGGCGATGAATGACGCGTGTGATGGCGATGCGATGGGGGACAAATCGGTTCTGTTCTGTGCGATGACAATTCCATCAgagttttctctctctaattgAAATCGGtagttaagttttttttttttgtcatacatATTCACACACACTAAAGATTCCATCACTATCCAGTCATAGCTGGGATTCAAACCTAGGATATGGCTTTCATGAGGCCAACATATTAAGTTTAATCTTTTAGTAATGAGGATAATTTCTTTATTGGGTTGTTTTTGGTATTGTTGCCTATTTTTGCTAGGGGGTTACCGTTTTTGTTTCTAATGTTAAGTGTgtttctcattttttattttagttgattTATATTGAGGTTTTCGGTACGAGGACAAGACTTTTGAAGCGGCATTTTGA is a window from the Arachis hypogaea cultivar Tifrunner chromosome 17, arahy.Tifrunner.gnm2.J5K5, whole genome shotgun sequence genome containing:
- the LOC112764032 gene encoding transcription termination factor MTERF4, chloroplastic → MRVMSFSGGTTVPASLFAPTEMPILALGYSKLSATALALRLPCNCMRRMRLATKLKYSVADRTSSASSHVDSPAESRPVSRRRGGGSSLYIRPSLSVMKKDREEMREKVYEFLRGIGIVPDELDGLELPVTVDVMRERIDFLHSLGLTIEDINNYPLVLGCSVKKNMIPVLDYLGKLGVRKSTFTQFLRRYPQVLHASVVVDLVPVIKYLEGMDIKPNDIPRVLERYPEVLGFKLEGTMSTSVAYLVGIGVSRREVGGVLTRYPEILGMRVGRIIKPFVEFLESLGIPRLAVARLIEKKPYILGFGLDEKVKPNVKSLEEFNVRRTLLPSIIAQYPDIIGIDLEPKLVNQRSLLNTVLDVDPNDFGRIVEKMPQVVSLTKGPMLKHVDFLKDCGFSLEQMRKMIVGCPQLLALNIDIMKLSFDYFQIDMKRPLEDLVIFPAFFTYGLESTVKPRHKVIAKKGLKCSLSWMLNCSDEKFEQRMEYDTIDMEEMETEPSFDMNSLMQPRNDESGSDYEDYDDSDDD